Proteins from a genomic interval of Zingiber officinale cultivar Zhangliang chromosome 1B, Zo_v1.1, whole genome shotgun sequence:
- the LOC122050722 gene encoding autophagy-related protein 8f-like, producing MSRQSSYKQQHDLEKRKAESMRIKEKYPGRVPVIVEKAERSDVPNIDKKKYLVPVDTTLGQFVYVIRKRINLSAEKAIFMFVDNVLPQIGTLMGHLYEEKKDEDGFLYVVYSGENTFGSQKP from the exons ATGTCGAGGCAGAGCAGTTACAAGCAGCAGCATGACCTCG AGAAGAGGAAAGCTGAATCAATGAGGATTAAGGAGAAGTACCCCGGTAGAGTGCCG GTAATTGTCGAGAAAGCCGAGAGAAGTGATGTGCCAAACATTGATAAGAAAAA GTATTTGGTTCCGGTAGATACTACGCTTGGGCAATTTGTTTATGTCATTCGAAAGAGAATTAATTTAAGTGCTGAGAAGGCCATATTCATGTTCGTCGACAACGTGCTTCCACAGATTG GAACTCTGATGGGCCATCTCTACGAAGAGAAAAAAGATGAAGATGGGTTCCTTTACGTTGTCTACAGCGGAGAGAACACCTTTGGCTCTCAGAAACCGTGA